The Candidatus Malacoplasma girerdii genome has a segment encoding these proteins:
- the infC gene encoding translation initiation factor IF-3 — protein sequence MKRRLINDEINDEEMLVIDETGQKLGVLSKSDAIEKAYDKELDLVLIVPSQNNNPAICKIADYGKMLYEGKSRERESHKKQNVIKVKEIKVRPQVGENDLKWMAKNAITWLENNNQVKFKIKAFGRIGFKPEIINETYNKFLGLIGDIGKVQTPLKKITPVLYEATIVKNK from the coding sequence ATGAAGCGTCGTTTAATTAATGATGAAATCAATGATGAAGAAATGTTAGTCATTGATGAAACTGGACAAAAACTAGGTGTTTTATCAAAGAGTGATGCGATTGAAAAAGCATATGATAAAGAACTAGATTTAGTTTTAATTGTTCCAAGTCAAAACAACAATCCAGCGATTTGCAAAATTGCTGATTATGGCAAGATGCTTTATGAAGGAAAATCACGTGAACGTGAAAGTCATAAAAAGCAAAATGTCATTAAAGTAAAAGAAATCAAGGTTCGTCCACAAGTTGGTGAAAATGATCTTAAATGAATGGCCAAAAATGCCATTACATGATTAGAAAATAATAATCAAGTTAAATTTAAAATAAAAGCTTTCGGACGAATTGGATTTAAACCAGAAATTATCAACGAAACATATAACAAATTCTTAGGATTAATTGGTGATATTGGTAAAGTACAAACACCATTAAAAAAGATCACACCAGTGTTATATGAAGCGACAATCGTTAAAAATAAATAG
- the rplT gene encoding 50S ribosomal protein L20: MRATNGKSTRQRRKAMKKRVEGSWGTRHTSFKIAHQTYIQAQEYAYIGRKQKKRNFRKLWIQRINGQCRALGITYSRLMEGLKKQNIAINRKMLSELAIHNPEQFKAIVLKVKTSMEKK, encoded by the coding sequence ATGCGTGCAACTAATGGAAAATCCACACGTCAACGTCGTAAAGCCATGAAAAAACGTGTTGAAGGTTCATGAGGAACTCGACACACTTCATTTAAAATTGCTCATCAAACTTATATTCAAGCTCAAGAATATGCTTACATTGGACGAAAACAAAAGAAGCGTAATTTTCGTAAATTATGAATTCAAAGAATTAATGGACAATGTCGTGCTCTTGGAATCACTTATTCACGTTTAATGGAAGGACTTAAAAAACAAAACATTGCCATTAACCGTAAAATGCTAAGTGAATTAGCAATTCATAATCCAGAACAATTTAAAGCGATTGTTTTAAAAGTTAAAACATCAATGGAAAAGAAGTAA
- the pfka gene encoding 6-phosphofructokinase codes for MKKIAILASGGNSPAMNNAVITLVRKARYYNLEVELIQDGFLGLFNNQFKKPDLNTLSYFYANGNVQIGSSRFPQLQEKPNADKCYENLKARGIDCLFVIGGDGSYNGANRMFIRGMQVMCLPGTIDNDVQNTDLTIGFSSALNSIVSSIDAIRNCFDSHNSVCIVEVMGRRYPALAIQAGIATQAEAILTVDNTLTTSQIIDVVKESRKNGHRSCIIVATERLYGRDGLPSLKEIADEIKKTTGIMARYNVIGYVQRGWNPTAEDRVLASRMASYALDLAIKDKGSYSIAIRNNKLVHNTITDTINYPLKATNKEVVIDFEKYNKL; via the coding sequence ATGAAAAAAATTGCTATTTTAGCTAGTGGTGGTAATTCACCTGCAATGAATAATGCGGTAATTACTTTAGTAAGGAAAGCACGTTATTACAACCTAGAAGTGGAATTAATTCAAGATGGTTTTTTAGGATTATTTAATAACCAATTCAAAAAACCAGATTTAAATACACTTTCATATTTCTATGCGAATGGAAATGTTCAAATCGGTTCAAGCCGTTTCCCGCAATTGCAAGAAAAACCAAATGCTGATAAATGTTATGAAAATTTAAAAGCGCGCGGTATTGATTGCTTATTTGTAATTGGAGGAGACGGAAGCTACAATGGTGCTAACCGAATGTTTATTCGTGGTATGCAAGTAATGTGCTTACCAGGAACAATTGACAATGATGTTCAAAACACTGATTTAACAATCGGTTTTAGTAGTGCTTTAAATTCAATTGTTTCTTCAATTGATGCAATTCGTAATTGTTTTGACTCACATAATTCAGTATGTATTGTTGAAGTTATGGGTCGAAGATATCCTGCACTTGCAATTCAAGCTGGAATTGCCACACAAGCTGAAGCAATTTTAACGGTTGATAATACTTTGACAACTAGTCAAATAATTGACGTTGTTAAAGAAAGCCGCAAAAACGGACACCGTAGTTGTATTATTGTTGCCACTGAACGTCTATACGGGCGTGATGGATTACCTTCTTTAAAAGAAATAGCAGATGAAATTAAAAAAACAACCGGAATTATGGCTCGATATAATGTTATCGGTTATGTACAACGTGGTTGAAACCCAACAGCTGAAGACCGAGTTCTTGCTTCGCGAATGGCTTCATATGCTCTAGATTTAGCAATTAAAGATAAAGGAAGTTATTCAATTGCAATTCGTAACAACAAATTAGTTCACAACACAATTACTGATACAATTAATTACCCTTTAAAAGCAACTAATAAAGAAGTTGTAATTGATTTTGAAAAATATAACAAGTTATAG
- the pyrG gene encoding CTP synthase, producing MKNKKAKVITVFGGVYSSLGKGISVSSIGKILSCLGYKVSILKFDPYLNVDPETMAPGQHGEVFVTADGAQTDLDLGNYERYLNRELSQMSNLTSGRIYYNIIKKERDGGYEGKTVQVVPHVTNVIKQRILDIIAKDNCDFLIIEVGGTTGDIESVPFIEALSQFNVEYGYENVLNCLIAPLISLSSTSGEYKTKPTQHAIKMLRSGGINPCMLLLRTSFNVEKSIYEKIAATSHINEKAIFLAPDMPTIYDVPTKFYEQKVHEFILDYFNYNYIKGQDQFNEWQKFMDNVHKIKSTTTIALVGKYIDLHDSYASVIEALRFAGWKNRTHVKIKWVSSDLLTDLSSIKKQLSDCQGVIVPGGFGLRGMENMINTLKYVRENNIPTMGICLGMQLMIIEYARNVLKHHEANSTEFDKKTNYPVIDLMDSTLHLGNKKCNVKKDSKAYLMYKKQTEIYERHRHRFGLIHPEHINEFANSDFVPSMTRAYKGEDLVVEFMEHKKNDCYFGSQFHPEFISRSENPGPMFDQLIFYAKKRK from the coding sequence ATGAAAAATAAGAAAGCAAAAGTTATTACGGTATTTGGGGGAGTATATTCTTCATTAGGCAAAGGAATTAGTGTCTCAAGTATCGGCAAAATTTTAAGTTGTCTTGGATATAAAGTGTCGATCCTAAAGTTTGATCCATATTTAAACGTTGATCCAGAAACAATGGCTCCAGGACAACACGGTGAAGTATTTGTAACTGCAGACGGAGCTCAAACTGATCTGGATTTGGGAAACTATGAACGATATTTAAACCGTGAATTAAGCCAAATGTCTAACTTAACAAGCGGAAGAATTTATTACAACATTATTAAAAAAGAACGAGATGGTGGTTATGAAGGAAAAACAGTCCAAGTTGTTCCTCATGTAACTAATGTCATTAAGCAACGGATTCTTGATATTATTGCGAAAGATAATTGTGACTTTTTAATTATTGAAGTTGGTGGAACGACAGGTGATATTGAATCAGTTCCTTTTATTGAAGCGTTAAGTCAATTTAATGTTGAATACGGATATGAAAATGTTTTAAATTGTTTAATAGCACCACTAATTAGTTTAAGCTCAACAAGTGGCGAATATAAAACAAAACCAACACAACACGCAATTAAGATGTTAAGAAGCGGCGGAATTAATCCATGCATGCTTTTATTAAGAACTAGTTTTAATGTGGAAAAAAGCATTTATGAAAAAATTGCTGCTACTAGCCATATTAATGAAAAAGCGATCTTTCTTGCTCCTGATATGCCAACAATTTATGATGTTCCTACCAAATTTTATGAACAAAAAGTTCATGAATTTATTTTGGATTACTTTAATTACAACTATATTAAAGGACAAGACCAATTTAATGAATGACAAAAATTCATGGACAATGTTCATAAAATTAAATCAACAACAACAATTGCTTTAGTTGGCAAATATATTGATTTACATGATTCATATGCTAGTGTTATTGAAGCACTTCGTTTTGCTGGATGAAAAAATCGTACACATGTGAAAATTAAGTGAGTTTCATCTGATTTATTAACTGATTTATCTTCAATTAAGAAACAATTAAGTGATTGTCAAGGGGTAATTGTTCCTGGTGGGTTTGGTTTACGAGGAATGGAAAATATGATCAATACGCTTAAGTATGTTCGTGAAAATAATATTCCAACAATGGGAATTTGTCTAGGAATGCAGTTAATGATTATTGAATATGCACGAAATGTTTTAAAACACCACGAAGCTAATTCCACAGAATTTGACAAAAAAACTAATTATCCAGTTATTGATTTAATGGATTCAACATTACATCTTGGTAATAAAAAATGTAATGTTAAAAAAGATTCTAAAGCTTATTTAATGTATAAAAAGCAAACAGAAATCTATGAACGTCACCGTCATCGATTTGGTTTAATTCATCCTGAACACATTAATGAATTTGCGAATAGTGATTTCGTTCCATCAATGACAAGAGCTTATAAAGGTGAAGATCTAGTTGTTGAATTTATGGAACACAAAAAAAACGATTGTTATTTTGGTAGTCAATTCCATCCTGAATTTATTTCACGATCTGAAAATCCAGGGCCAATGTTCGATCAATTAATTTTTTATGCAAAAAAGCGTAAATAA
- the dut gene encoding dimeric dUTPase produces MIEVNLKQIFDLQEKLDQHIHTNHHITYNDVQDELVLALAVEISELANEVRCFKFWSKKPSSERKVILEEYVDGIHFITAIALSRQLVPNNFMVNDINLVNDKKSLTKIFNSLYQQMGYLYDCEHIKTFYEQYLSLGYALGFNIDEIKEAYLAKNQINHDRQNNNY; encoded by the coding sequence ATGATTGAAGTTAATTTAAAACAAATTTTTGATCTACAAGAAAAATTAGACCAACATATTCACACTAATCATCATATTACTTACAATGATGTTCAAGATGAATTAGTTTTAGCTTTAGCTGTAGAAATTAGTGAATTAGCCAATGAAGTAAGATGTTTTAAATTTTGAAGTAAAAAACCAAGTAGTGAACGCAAAGTTATTCTTGAAGAATATGTTGATGGTATTCATTTTATTACTGCAATTGCTTTAAGCCGTCAATTAGTACCAAACAATTTTATGGTGAATGATATTAATCTAGTTAATGATAAAAAATCATTAACTAAAATTTTTAATTCACTATACCAACAAATGGGATATTTATATGATTGTGAACATATTAAAACTTTTTATGAACAATATTTATCATTGGGATATGCATTAGGTTTTAATATTGATGAAATTAAAGAAGCATATTTAGCTAAAAATCAAATTAATCACGATCGACAAAACAATAATTATTAA
- a CDS encoding type I restriction modification DNA specificity domain protein, with translation MNIKWVKLTEIFEIISKQGVTQDWIKLNPGIYPVYSSKTTQEGIVGYCNQHQFDGEYLTWTKDGVNAGTVFYRNGKFNIAIGCGVLKNRNPLKFNSKFYLHWLNKCLHLFKTGDTIPHVTTKTLKGLSIPLIPIEQQNRIASVLDTIAELKAELKAELKAELKAELKAELRARDKQNKYYQEHLLSEESLSGKLWGFKEEIIKYVKLSEIFEIQRGKNITNKYIKENPGNYPVYTARTVGDLIAGYINSYFLDGEYLMVALDGYAGHTTYLNGKINVSSHSATLKVIDKSICNIKFYLHYLQENLKKYVNNDAVIPTIPQYLLKKIMVPLPSLKIQNKIVAIMDKLESLINSVNGDIPVEISTREDQYKYYSELLLSY, from the coding sequence ATGAATATCAAGTGAGTTAAATTAACTGAGATTTTTGAAATTATTTCCAAACAAGGTGTAACTCAAGATTGGATTAAACTTAATCCAGGAATTTATCCTGTATATTCATCTAAAACAACTCAAGAAGGTATTGTTGGCTACTGCAATCAACACCAATTTGATGGTGAGTATTTAACTTGAACAAAAGACGGTGTAAATGCAGGGACTGTATTTTATCGCAATGGAAAATTTAATATTGCCATTGGTTGTGGTGTTTTAAAAAATAGAAATCCATTAAAATTTAATAGCAAATTTTATTTACATTGATTAAATAAATGTCTCCATTTATTTAAAACTGGTGATACAATTCCCCATGTAACAACTAAAACACTTAAAGGTTTAAGTATTCCTCTAATCCCAATTGAACAACAAAACCGTATTGCATCGGTTTTGGACACGATCGCCGAGCTTAAAGCCGAGCTTAAAGCCGAGCTTAAAGCCGAGCTTAAAGCCGAGCTTAAAGCCGAGCTTCGCGCGCGTGATAAGCAAAACAAGTATTACCAAGAACACCTATTAAGTGAAGAGTCTTTAAGTGGGAAACTTTGAGGATTTAAAGAGGAAATTATTAAATATGTGAAACTTTCTGAAATTTTTGAAATTCAACGTGGAAAAAATATTACAAACAAATACATTAAAGAAAATCCAGGCAACTATCCAGTCTATACTGCTAGAACAGTTGGTGATTTAATTGCTGGATATATTAATTCTTATTTTTTAGATGGTGAATATTTAATGGTTGCATTAGATGGATATGCAGGACATACAACTTATTTAAATGGAAAAATAAACGTCTCAAGCCACTCTGCAACACTTAAAGTTATTGATAAGTCTATTTGCAACATTAAGTTTTACTTGCATTATCTACAAGAAAATTTAAAAAAGTATGTGAACAATGATGCGGTTATTCCTACAATTCCTCAATATTTGTTAAAAAAAATTATGGTTCCATTACCATCATTAAAAATCCAAAACAAAATTGTTGCCATTATGGATAAACTTGAATCACTAATTAATAGTGTTAATGGTGATATCCCAGTTGAAATATCAACTCGAGAAGACCAATATAAATATTATTCAGAATTGTTATTAAGTTATTAA
- the pyk gene encoding pyruvate kinase translates to MQPKITTFFKRTKIVATMGPAITQKLFTWSAWNDPKNAELVKKAYQRMEEIILAGVNCCRLNFSHGSYEEQEIRIKVIRETAAKLKRNIAIMLDTKGPEIRVNKFEPEFATIEADSKVQIYCKEQIVGSSTKFSVSDSTGTYNMAKDVKIGHNILIDDGKLDLVVESVDEGNGIIHTVALNTHTINEGRRINLPNSTYTMKFLSDKDKNDIEFACKNDLDYIAASFVNNPNHVNEIRQIILKNNRPNIQIISKIETGEAIKNLCGIIDVSDGIMVARGDLALEIPYYDVPYWQKQIIRYCRYVGKPIIVATQMLDSLERNIQPTRAEVTDVFFAVERGSDANMLSGESAKGQFPVIAVKTMATIDERSELLFDYDRALKVYFPKTNFPRYAEKTAIKIAKKLMPTGTHDAPIFNYNYLALFTDDKMLVRAVSNIRPAATILLITSEKELLRSFAISYGVQSFYVEDLNAAKGNYRQVINEAMNIYPHEDKRVIAYIDKKFVNV, encoded by the coding sequence ATGCAACCTAAAATTACTACATTTTTTAAGCGAACAAAAATTGTCGCAACAATGGGTCCAGCTATTACCCAAAAATTATTTACATGAAGTGCATGAAATGATCCAAAAAATGCTGAATTAGTTAAAAAAGCTTATCAACGCATGGAAGAAATAATACTTGCTGGTGTTAACTGCTGTCGTTTAAATTTTAGTCATGGAAGTTATGAAGAACAAGAAATTCGAATTAAAGTAATTCGTGAAACTGCTGCTAAACTTAAACGAAACATTGCAATCATGCTTGATACTAAAGGTCCAGAAATTCGTGTTAATAAATTTGAACCAGAATTTGCAACAATCGAAGCTGATAGCAAAGTTCAAATTTATTGTAAAGAACAAATTGTTGGTTCATCTACTAAATTTAGTGTTAGTGATTCAACTGGAACTTACAATATGGCTAAGGATGTTAAAATTGGCCATAACATTTTAATTGACGATGGAAAATTAGATTTAGTTGTCGAAAGTGTTGATGAAGGAAATGGAATTATTCATACTGTTGCTTTAAATACACACACAATTAATGAAGGACGACGAATTAACTTACCAAACAGCACTTATACAATGAAATTTTTATCTGATAAAGATAAAAATGATATTGAATTTGCATGTAAAAACGATCTTGATTATATTGCTGCTTCATTTGTTAATAATCCAAATCATGTTAATGAAATTCGTCAAATTATCTTGAAAAATAACCGACCTAATATTCAAATTATTTCCAAAATTGAAACTGGCGAAGCAATTAAAAACTTATGTGGAATTATTGATGTAAGTGATGGAATAATGGTTGCAAGAGGTGATTTAGCACTTGAAATTCCTTATTATGATGTTCCTTATTGACAAAAACAAATAATTCGTTATTGTCGATATGTTGGTAAACCAATTATTGTGGCAACACAAATGCTTGATTCACTTGAAAGAAATATTCAACCAACACGTGCTGAAGTTACTGATGTATTCTTTGCTGTTGAACGAGGAAGTGATGCGAATATGCTTTCAGGAGAATCAGCAAAAGGTCAATTTCCAGTTATTGCTGTTAAAACAATGGCAACAATTGATGAAAGAAGCGAATTACTTTTTGATTATGATCGTGCTCTTAAAGTTTATTTTCCAAAGACAAACTTTCCAAGATATGCTGAAAAAACAGCCATTAAAATTGCTAAGAAATTAATGCCAACCGGAACACATGATGCACCAATTTTTAACTACAATTATTTAGCATTATTTACTGATGATAAAATGTTAGTTCGTGCCGTTAGTAATATTCGACCTGCAGCAACCATCTTATTAATTACTAGTGAAAAAGAATTATTGCGTTCATTTGCCATTAGCTATGGTGTGCAATCATTCTACGTTGAAGATTTAAATGCTGCTAAAGGAAATTATCGTCAAGTAATTAATGAAGCAATGAATATCTATCCGCATGAAGATAAACGTGTTATTGCTTATATTGACAAAAAATTTGTTAATGTCTAA
- the eno gene encoding enolase, which produces MQFIQQIMFNSLFKKKTTIANVKAYEVLDSRGFPTVACMVTLENGIIGKAMVPSGASTGEREALEMRDGDKKRFIGKGVLKAVEHVNQDIAPRIIGLQAHEQNKIDELMISADGTPNKSKYGANAILAVSLAIAHASAKAYNKPLYRYIREDICKDKNEIYNMPVPMLNVINGGAHADNTIDFQEFMFMPIGAKSIRQACQMASECFHALMKILKSKNQNTNKGDEGGFAPDLRTAEDALELMVEAIKAAGYKPGVNKDVAIALDVAASELYDNEAKVYIFKKAIDAKVLSKAEGTKTTDQMIEYLISLTKKFPIISIEDGLSENDWDGFSKLTQKIGNSVQIVGDDLFCTNPKILTEGVQKGVANAILIKLNQIGSLTETIQAINIAKANNWCAVVSHRSGETEDTTIADLSVALGTGQIKTGSMSRSERICKYNRLMEIEDELSVQSRYNGVKTFNNLKK; this is translated from the coding sequence ATGCAATTTATTCAACAAATTATGTTCAACTCTTTATTTAAAAAGAAAACTACTATTGCTAATGTAAAAGCATATGAAGTTTTAGATTCAAGAGGATTTCCAACCGTTGCTTGTATGGTAACTCTTGAAAATGGAATTATTGGAAAAGCAATGGTTCCTTCAGGTGCATCAACTGGTGAACGTGAAGCACTTGAAATGCGTGATGGCGATAAAAAACGTTTTATAGGTAAAGGTGTTCTAAAGGCAGTTGAACACGTTAACCAAGATATCGCTCCACGTATAATTGGTCTACAAGCACATGAACAAAATAAAATTGATGAATTAATGATCAGTGCTGATGGAACACCAAACAAATCTAAATATGGTGCTAATGCAATTTTAGCCGTAAGTCTTGCAATTGCTCATGCAAGTGCAAAAGCATACAATAAACCACTTTATCGTTACATTCGTGAAGACATTTGTAAGGATAAAAATGAAATTTACAATATGCCTGTGCCAATGCTAAATGTAATTAATGGTGGTGCACATGCAGATAACACAATTGACTTTCAAGAATTTATGTTTATGCCAATTGGTGCTAAGTCAATCCGTCAAGCCTGCCAAATGGCTAGTGAATGTTTCCATGCTTTAATGAAGATTTTAAAGAGCAAAAACCAAAACACTAATAAGGGTGATGAAGGTGGATTTGCTCCAGATTTAAGAACAGCAGAAGACGCATTAGAATTAATGGTTGAAGCAATTAAAGCAGCTGGATACAAACCTGGTGTTAACAAGGATGTAGCAATTGCTCTTGATGTTGCTGCAAGTGAACTTTATGATAATGAAGCTAAAGTTTATATCTTCAAAAAAGCAATTGATGCTAAGGTTCTTTCTAAAGCTGAAGGAACAAAAACAACAGATCAAATGATCGAATATCTAATTAGCTTAACAAAAAAATTCCCAATTATTTCTATTGAAGATGGATTAAGTGAAAATGATTGAGATGGATTTAGTAAGTTAACACAAAAAATTGGAAATAGTGTACAAATTGTTGGTGATGACCTATTCTGTACAAATCCTAAGATTTTAACTGAAGGTGTGCAAAAAGGCGTTGCTAATGCAATTTTAATTAAACTAAATCAAATTGGTAGTTTAACTGAAACAATCCAAGCAATTAACATTGCTAAAGCTAATAATTGATGTGCTGTTGTTTCACATCGAAGCGGTGAAACTGAAGATACAACAATTGCTGATCTTTCAGTTGCTTTAGGAACTGGTCAAATTAAAACTGGTTCAATGTCACGTAGTGAACGAATTTGTAAATATAACCGTTTAATGGAAATTGAAGACGAATTAAGTGTTCAAAGCCGTTACAATGGTGTTAAAACTTTTAATAATTTAAAGAAATAA
- a CDS encoding putative metal-dependent hydrolase — protein sequence MKHSINYPYSFFTKSFNNQTLTFKVYFTDNEYTRFKLDENNEIVLLLSKHLKEVEWNELYERQFHYYYQISQLKQNKGLINSNQNFIKLFNEKYVVLLLPSKNNRNTFEIINKKIYLHLTNTNKREEILTKAIIDIATPIIKKRVNYWAKLINVPSVKIVLKDIETCFAYFHIKKHLVTFALMSLTFDKDTFDYLIIHELCHYYHHNHQQQFWLLVAQFCPEYKKYEKILKNWL from the coding sequence ATGAAACATAGTATTAACTACCCGTATAGTTTTTTTACTAAATCATTTAATAATCAAACTTTAACTTTTAAAGTTTATTTTACTGATAATGAATATACGCGTTTTAAGTTAGATGAAAATAACGAAATTGTTTTATTGCTATCTAAGCATTTAAAAGAAGTTGAGTGAAACGAGTTATATGAACGCCAATTTCATTATTATTATCAAATTAGTCAGTTAAAACAAAATAAAGGATTAATTAATAGCAATCAAAATTTCATTAAGTTATTTAATGAAAAATATGTTGTATTACTTCTACCAAGTAAAAACAATCGTAACACATTTGAAATTATTAATAAAAAAATCTATTTACACTTGACTAATACTAATAAACGCGAAGAAATTTTAACTAAAGCAATTATTGATATTGCGACACCAATAATTAAAAAGCGTGTTAATTATTGAGCAAAATTAATTAATGTTCCTAGTGTTAAGATTGTCTTAAAAGATATAGAAACTTGTTTTGCTTATTTTCATATTAAAAAACATTTAGTAACTTTTGCTTTGATGAGTTTAACATTTGATAAAGATACTTTTGATTATTTAATTATTCATGAGTTGTGTCATTATTATCATCATAACCATCAACAACAATTTTGGTTATTAGTAGCGCAATTTTGTCCCGAATATAAAAAGTATGAAAAAATTTTAAAAAATTGGTTGTAG
- the rpmI gene encoding 50S ribosomal protein L35 gives MAKNKHKTKKSFAKRVKVTGKGKVVSKHTNRSHLAHNKSTKQKRHLKKDNVMTKSSLKPLKYAL, from the coding sequence ATGGCCAAAAATAAACATAAAACAAAAAAATCATTTGCTAAACGTGTGAAAGTGACTGGTAAAGGCAAAGTGGTTAGCAAACACACAAACCGAAGTCATCTAGCTCACAACAAATCAACAAAACAAAAACGTCATTTAAAAAAGGATAATGTGATGACTAAATCATCACTTAAACCACTTAAATACGCTTTATAG